From a single Populus nigra chromosome 18, ddPopNigr1.1, whole genome shotgun sequence genomic region:
- the LOC133678600 gene encoding putative disease resistance protein RGA3, protein MAAALLSPILEQLTRIVAQEVQEEVNLVVGVEKQVDKLKSNLLAIHSVLEDADRKQVMDEAVRDWVNKLKDVCYDMDDVLDEWSSAILRWKMGDAEENTHSQQKIRCSFLGFPCFCFNQVVRRRDIALKIKEVCEKLDEIAKEKAMYGFELYRATDELQRITSTSLVDESIVTGRDDEREAVVSKLLGESSQEAWDVYAISLVGLGGIGKTTLAQLAFNDSEVTAHFEKKIWVCVSDPFDEVRIAKAILEQLEGRAPDLVELQSLLQRVSESIKGKRFLLVLDDVWTENHRQWEQLKPSLTGSAPGSRILVTTRKHSVATMMGTGHRINIEKLSDEICRSIFNHVAFQERSKDERERLTDIGDKIASKCKGLPLAAKVLGGLM, encoded by the exons ATGGCAGCGGCACTTTTATCGCCAATTTTGGAGCAGTTAACGAGGATTGTTGCTCAAGAG GTACAAGAAGAGGTGAACCTAGTAGTGGGTGTGGAGAAACAAGTCGACAAGTTGAAAAGCAATCTCCTTGCTATTCACTCTGTCCTTGAAGATGCAGATAGAAAACAAGTGATGGATGAGGCAGTAAGAGATTGGGTAAACAAGCTCAAAGATGTATGTTATGATATGGATGACGTGCTAGATGAATGGAGCTCTGCAATTCTTAGATGGAAAATGGGGGATGCTGAAGAAAATACTCACAGCCAACAGAAGATACGGTGTTCCTTCCTGGGATTTCCCTGCTTTTGTTTCAATCAAGTGGTTCGACGTCGAGACATTGCCCTCAAGATCAAAGAAGTATGTGAAAAACTGGACGAGATTGCCAAAGAGAAAGCTATGTATGGCTTTGAGTTGTACAGAGCCACAGATGAACTCCAACGAATAACAAGTACCTCCCTTGTTGATGAATCAATCGTAACTGGTCGAGATGATGAAAGGGAAGCTGTAGTAAGCAAGTTGCTGGGTGAAAGTAGTCAGGAAGCATGGGACGTGTATGCCATCTCTCTAGTAGGGCTGGGCGGAATTGGAAAAACAACTCTCGCCCAACTAGCTTTTAATGATTCTGAGGTTACGGCTCATTTTGAGAAAAAGATATGGGTGTGTGTTTCAGATCCATTTGATGAGGTTAGAATAGCCAAAGCTATCCTTGAGCAGCTTGAAGGGAGGGCACCGGATTTGGTTGAATTGCAATCTCTTTTGCAAAGGGTTTCTGAATCCATTAAGGGAAAGAGGTTCCTTCTTGTCCTTGATGATGTGTGGACAGAAAATCATAGACAATGGGAACAACTGAAACCATCTCTCACAGGCAGTGCACCAGGAAGCAGAATTCTAGTGACCACTCGTAAACATTCTGTGGCAACGATGATGGGAACTGGCCACCGGATCAACATTGAGAAATTGTCCGACGAGATATGCAGGTCAATATTCAATCATGTGGCATTCCAGGAAAGAAGCAAAGATGAGCGCGAAAGATTGACAGATATCGGCGATAAAATTGCAAGCAAGTGCAAGGGCTTGCCGCTAGCTGCCAAGGTATTAGGAGGTCTAATGTAG